The Arcobacter sp. CECT 8986 genomic interval TGGTATTTTTATGTTTACCTAATAATCCTTTAGGTGAGTGCTTGAATACTAAAAATGTTTATGAGTTTTTAAAAGAGATTGATAGTGAAACTTTGGTTGTTGTAGATGGAGCTTATCAAGAATATGCAGCTTATAAAGACGAAGATAAAAAAATAGTAGTTGATGATTTAATATCAAAATTTCCTAATGTTATTTATCTTGGAACATTCTCAAAAGCTTATGCTTTAGGTGGAATGAGAGTAGGTTATGGAATAGGAAGAAAAGAGATTATTCAAAATTTCTATAAATTAAGACCACCATTTAATATTACAACTTTATCATTAGCAGCAGCAATTGAGGCTTTAAATGATGAAGAATTCGTAAAAGAGTGTATTGTTAAAAACTTTGAAGAGATGACAAGATATGAAGATTATGCAAAACAAAAAGGTTTTGAATATATCAAAAGTTATACTAATTTTATTACAATTAAATTTGATGACAAATATATCTCATCAGAAGTTGCACAAAATTTACTTGAACGAGGTATAATTGTAAGAGATTTAACAAGTTACTCAATGAATGCAATTAGAATAACTATTGGAAGAAAAGAACAAAATACAAAAGTATTTGAAAAATTAGATGAAGTATTAGACATTTTAAAATAGAAGAGTGCCATGAATATAAAAAACAAAAATTTAGGTGAATTAGAAGAACTTTGTACAGATATAAGAGAGAGAATAATAGATGTTGTTTCTAGAAATGGAGGACATTTTAGTTCTACTTTAGGTGCTGTTGAATTAACAGTATCAATGCATAAAGTTTTTGATGTTCAAAAAGATCCATTTATATTTGATGTTTCACATCAATGTTACCCTCATAAGTTATTAACAGGAAGATGGGAAGAGTTTGAAACAATCAGACAATTTGAAGGGTTAAGTGGATTTACAAAACCTAAAGAGAGTGATACTGACTATTTTGTTGCAGGACACAGTTCAACATCAATATCATTAGCCGTTGGTGCTGCAAAAGCAAAGAAGCTAAAAAAAGAAGATAGTATTCCTGTTGTTATGATAGGTGATGGTTCAATGACAGCTGGTATGGTTTATGAAGCCTTAAATGAATTAGGAGATATAAAATTACCTGTTGTGATTATCTTAAATGATAATGAAATGAGTATTGCAAAACCAATTGGTTCTATATCAAAATATTTGAGTAAAATTCTTGCTGGAAGATTTTACCAAAAATTAAGAGAAAGAATTGATAAAAGTATCATTCAAAAACTTCCTCAAGGCGCTACTTATTTAGCAAAAAAAATAGAAGAGAGTATGAAATTAATTACTCCTGGTATTATTTTTGAAGAGATGGGAGTTGATTATATTGGTCCAATTGATGGGCATAATTTAGAAGAAATAATCGAGACTTTAGAAATTGCAAAAAGTATGAATAAACCTGTAATTGTTCATGCAAAAACAGTTAAAGGTAAAGGTTATGAAATAGCAGAAGGTCAACATGAACAATGGCACGGTGTTGGTCCTTTTGATGTAGAAACTGGTGAATTTAAGAAAAAAGCATCAGCAAAATCTGCAACTGCTGTATTCGCAGATGCTTTAATAGATTTAGCAACTAAACATGAAAATGTAGTTGGTGTAACTGCTGCAATGCCAAGTGGTACAGGAATTGACAAACTAATGGAAAAATTTCCTGATAGATTTTGGGATGTTGCAATTGCAGAACAACACGCAGTAACATCAATGGCAGCAATGGCAAAAGAGGGATTTAAACCTTTTGTAACAATTTATTCAACATTTTTACAAAGAGGGTATGACCAAATAATTCATGATGTTTGTATTTTAGGTCTTCCTGTGGTATTTGCAATAGATAGAGCTGGAATTGTTGGAAATGATGGAGAGACTCATCAAGGTGCATTTGATATCTCATATTTAAGATTTTTACCAAATATGATACTTTTTGCTCCAAGGGATGATGAAACATTAAATTATGCAATTGAGTTCTCTTATACTTTAGATAAACCATGTGCTATTAGATATCCAAGAGGTGCATTTGCTAAATTAGATTTTAAACCTTCTGTTTTTGAATTAGGGAAAGCAGAAGTTCTAAAAGAAGGAACATCAAATAAACTATTTATTGGATATGGTGCAGGAGTATCAAGAGCATGTAAAACAGAAGAGTTACATGAAGAAGATATTACAATAGTGGATTTAAGATTTGTAAAACCTCTTGATTCTGAGCTATTATTAGAATTATCACAAAAATATAATGATTGGTATATTTTTAGTGATTCTCAAAAACAAGGTGGAGTTGCAAGCGCTATATTAGAGATGTTAAATGATAATAAAGTCTCTAATATAAATGTAACTTCTTTTGAATATGAAGATAGTTTTATTCAACATGGTGACACTAAAAAAGTTGAAGAAAAATTAGAATTATTACCTGAACAATTAGTAAATAAAGTAAAATAGATTACTTTATTATGCTAATGGGTCTTCACCTTTTTCCCATGAGGCTAAATATCTTTCAATAAGATGAAAATCTTTTCCATCATGTTGTGTAAATGTAATATATTGGTTTCTATTATCTATCTCAAATAAATTATTAACAATTGACATAAACCTAAGTGCTAGTTCTCTTCTTTGTTCTATGGATCTTCCTTCTCTAATATCTAAATCCATAATACAAATTTCATCACCTTCTATTGCTCTTCCAATACTTAAGTCATATTTCTCAACTTCATTGATGCTAATAGCTATATGGTCAGTTTTTGTTTGCATAACTTCTGAAAAACTATTTTGAATTTGTTTGATAAATTCTCTTTTTACTCCATCAATTAGCTTTTTGTTTATTTCAAATTTTAAATGAGGCATAATAAACTCCTTTATAAATAAGGTATTAATTTTTCTACACTTAATCCCATCGCTGTTGATTCATAACCTCTTACATCTTTTATATATGGTTTACAAAAACCTTCTACCATAATTGCTCCAGCTTTTCCCATACATTCACCAGAACTAATATACCTATTCATATCTTCAATGTCAAATTTTTCAAATTCATATGTAGTTGATGAAATATCTATAAGTTCAATATCTTTAGTTTTATATATCATACAAGTAATTACAGAAGTTTTATTTGCACTTTGTAATTTTAGCATTCTTCTTGCATCATCTAAATCTTTTGCTTTTCTTAATAATATATTATCACATGTAACTACACTATCAGCAACAAGTAAAGGCATCTCTTCTACGCCATATTTTTTATATAGTTCTTCAAATTTTCCTTTTGTTGCTTCATAACAAAAAGACTTAGGGTTTTTTACAGTTATGCTATCTTCATCAAAAGTTCCACCATTTTGAATAAAATCAATATTAAATTTGTTTAAAAGTAGAGCTCTTGTAGGTGAATTAGAACCAAGTCTTATCACAAAAATTCCTTTTTATTTTTATTATACACAATTTGTATATAATAAGATTTAAAAAAAACATTAGGACTAAATATGAAATTTATAGTAATAGGAGCTGGCGGAGTAGGTTCATTTTATGGTGTTAAATTAAAAATGATAGGACATAATGTAAC includes:
- the hisC gene encoding histidinol-phosphate transaminase, which gives rise to MKFNKVLDDVKIYEAGKPIELVVREYGVDTKDIIKLASNENPYGTSPKVVKKIQELSQNMFMYPDDSMFQLKESLANKYNVESANIIIGAGSDQILEFAIHAKCNKDSKILMTKTTFAMYEIYGKQTGATIIKTEDAEHNLEQFSKLYKEHKPDMVFLCLPNNPLGECLNTKNVYEFLKEIDSETLVVVDGAYQEYAAYKDEDKKIVVDDLISKFPNVIYLGTFSKAYALGGMRVGYGIGRKEIIQNFYKLRPPFNITTLSLAAAIEALNDEEFVKECIVKNFEEMTRYEDYAKQKGFEYIKSYTNFITIKFDDKYISSEVAQNLLERGIIVRDLTSYSMNAIRITIGRKEQNTKVFEKLDEVLDILK
- the dxs gene encoding 1-deoxy-D-xylulose-5-phosphate synthase, which produces MNIKNKNLGELEELCTDIRERIIDVVSRNGGHFSSTLGAVELTVSMHKVFDVQKDPFIFDVSHQCYPHKLLTGRWEEFETIRQFEGLSGFTKPKESDTDYFVAGHSSTSISLAVGAAKAKKLKKEDSIPVVMIGDGSMTAGMVYEALNELGDIKLPVVIILNDNEMSIAKPIGSISKYLSKILAGRFYQKLRERIDKSIIQKLPQGATYLAKKIEESMKLITPGIIFEEMGVDYIGPIDGHNLEEIIETLEIAKSMNKPVIVHAKTVKGKGYEIAEGQHEQWHGVGPFDVETGEFKKKASAKSATAVFADALIDLATKHENVVGVTAAMPSGTGIDKLMEKFPDRFWDVAIAEQHAVTSMAAMAKEGFKPFVTIYSTFLQRGYDQIIHDVCILGLPVVFAIDRAGIVGNDGETHQGAFDISYLRFLPNMILFAPRDDETLNYAIEFSYTLDKPCAIRYPRGAFAKLDFKPSVFELGKAEVLKEGTSNKLFIGYGAGVSRACKTEELHEEDITIVDLRFVKPLDSELLLELSQKYNDWYIFSDSQKQGGVASAILEMLNDNKVSNINVTSFEYEDSFIQHGDTKKVEEKLELLPEQLVNKVK
- a CDS encoding tautomerase family protein, whose product is MPHLKFEINKKLIDGVKREFIKQIQNSFSEVMQTKTDHIAISINEVEKYDLSIGRAIEGDEICIMDLDIREGRSIEQRRELALRFMSIVNNLFEIDNRNQYITFTQHDGKDFHLIERYLASWEKGEDPLA
- the maf gene encoding septum formation inhibitor Maf, with translation MIRLGSNSPTRALLLNKFNIDFIQNGGTFDEDSITVKNPKSFCYEATKGKFEELYKKYGVEEMPLLVADSVVTCDNILLRKAKDLDDARRMLKLQSANKTSVITCMIYKTKDIELIDISSTTYEFEKFDIEDMNRYISSGECMGKAGAIMVEGFCKPYIKDVRGYESTAMGLSVEKLIPYL